A genomic window from Variovorax paradoxus includes:
- a CDS encoding LysR family transcriptional regulator, translating into MLKLSLEAIEVVDAIARHGSFAAAATRLNKVPSTISYAVGKLEEQLGMLLFERNGPRVTLTAAGEEMLKEGRWLLSAASDLESRMRLIATGYESELRLVHDSLIPTQALIDDIRAFEDLRCGTRLRIGCEALTGSWEALREGRADIVIAAGEGPAGGGYQAVTVGSLDFAFCVAPSHPLTRLGRPLQRGDLLECNAIVVGDSARTLSERTVGLLAGQPRITVPSMPAKIACQVAGLGHGFLPRACILGELKRGTLVELPTEEPRPPEAFWLAWKTGAQGQALRWWRERMNRTLVPALLPRSAGWQ; encoded by the coding sequence GTGCTCAAACTCAGCCTGGAAGCCATCGAGGTCGTCGACGCCATCGCCCGCCACGGCTCCTTCGCCGCCGCCGCCACTCGCCTGAACAAGGTGCCCTCCACCATCTCGTACGCCGTGGGCAAGCTGGAGGAACAGCTAGGCATGTTGCTGTTCGAGCGCAACGGCCCGCGCGTGACCCTCACCGCCGCCGGCGAGGAAATGCTCAAGGAGGGCCGCTGGCTGCTCAGCGCCGCGAGCGATCTCGAATCGCGCATGCGGCTGATCGCCACCGGCTACGAGTCGGAGCTGCGCCTCGTGCATGACTCGCTCATTCCCACGCAAGCGCTCATCGACGACATCCGCGCCTTCGAAGACCTGCGCTGCGGCACGCGGCTGCGCATCGGCTGCGAGGCGCTCACCGGCAGCTGGGAGGCGCTGCGCGAGGGCCGCGCCGACATCGTCATCGCCGCGGGCGAAGGCCCGGCCGGCGGCGGCTACCAGGCCGTGACCGTGGGCAGCCTCGACTTCGCGTTCTGCGTGGCGCCTTCGCACCCGCTCACCCGGCTCGGCCGGCCGCTGCAGCGCGGCGACCTGCTGGAGTGCAACGCCATCGTGGTGGGCGACAGCGCACGCACGCTGTCGGAGCGCACTGTCGGCCTGCTGGCCGGCCAGCCGCGCATCACCGTGCCCTCGATGCCCGCGAAGATCGCCTGCCAGGTGGCCGGCCTGGGCCACGGCTTTTTGCCGCGCGCCTGCATCCTGGGCGAACTCAAGCGCGGCACGCTGGTCGAGCTGCCCACCGAGGAGCCGCGCCCACCCGAGGCCTTCTGGCTGGCGTGGAAGACCGGCGCGCAGGGGCAAGCGCTGCGCTGGTGGCGCGAGCGGATGAACCGCACGCTGGTGCCGGCGCTGCTGCCGCGCTCGGCCGGGTGGCAGTGA
- a CDS encoding 2-hydroxychromene-2-carboxylate isomerase — MIALDCYYSLSSPWAYLGGPQLQDIVRRHHVRLTLKPYDFQAVVPQTGGIPLKTRPEPRRTYHALELARWSDYLGMPLNLAPAHYPKGAPSDPNWNKYPGWMVIAAQLQGLDAQPLSHALLRALWAEERDTSQAEVRIAVADETGYDGASLQALEQSAETLAAYRVYSAEAVEAGVFGAPTFILNGERFWGQDRLAFLDRALDKLRVAG, encoded by the coding sequence ATGATCGCGCTCGACTGCTACTACAGCCTCTCTTCCCCCTGGGCCTACCTCGGCGGCCCGCAACTTCAAGACATCGTGCGCCGCCACCACGTGCGGCTCACGCTCAAACCGTACGACTTCCAGGCGGTGGTGCCGCAGACCGGCGGCATTCCGCTGAAGACACGGCCCGAGCCGCGCCGCACGTACCACGCGCTGGAGCTCGCCCGCTGGAGCGACTACCTCGGCATGCCGCTGAACCTGGCGCCCGCGCACTACCCCAAGGGCGCGCCGAGCGATCCAAACTGGAACAAGTACCCGGGCTGGATGGTGATTGCCGCGCAGCTGCAGGGGCTCGACGCGCAGCCGCTGTCGCATGCGCTGCTGCGCGCGCTGTGGGCCGAGGAGCGCGACACCTCGCAGGCCGAAGTGCGCATCGCGGTGGCCGACGAGACCGGCTACGACGGCGCCTCGCTGCAGGCGCTGGAGCAGTCGGCCGAGACGCTGGCGGCTTACCGGGTCTACAGCGCGGAGGCGGTGGAGGCGGGTGTGTTCGGGGCGCCGACTTTCATTCTGAACGGTGAGCGGTTCTGGGGGCAGGACCGATTGGCGTTTCTGGACCGGGCGCTGGACAAGCTGCGCGTGGCGGGCTGA